A window of Synergistaceae bacterium genomic DNA:
GTCTGTGAGAGCAGGGCTATAAACAGCTCCTCCAGCACAGGGACCTGCTATAATCGACAGCTGAGGAATTACTCCACTTGCCTTGACATTTCTAAAGAAGATATTTCCATAGCCGGAGAGAGCGTTGACTGCTTCTTGAATACGAGCACCTCCGGAATCTTTTATACCGATACAGGGGCAACCATTCATAAGTGCCAGATCTTGTACTTTACAAATCTTTTTTGCGTGCATTTCTCCAAGAGATCCGCCCATAACAGTAAAGTCTTCACTGAAAACGTATACAAGGCGACCATCTATAGTTCCACTTCCGGTAACAACACCGTCTCCCAAGAAATGTGTTTTATCCAAACCGAAATTTGTGCAGTGATGTTCTACAAATTCGTCTATCTCCATGAAACTATTCGGATCAAGCAGTGCGTTTACACGTTCACGTGCCGTCATCTTGCCTTTTTTGCGTTGTGTTTTGATGGAATCTTCTCCACCGCCTAGCGCACTTTTCTCTCGTTTTTCGATTAGAATTTCACACAATTCATTTATCGTTTTATCCGTCACTTTTCTGCCTCCTTAATAGCTTCTTTACATGCTCTTTATATTAAAATTAAATAATATTTCGAAGTCTTTTTAAAAAATTTTATAAGATTATTCTCTTTCCATTAGCTCCAGCAAGACTCCGCCTGTAGCACTTGGATGTATAAAAGCTATTTTTGTACCACCCGCACCATACCGTGGACTTTCGTCAATTAATTTAACTTCCCTGCCTTTCAATTCGGCCAGTGCACTTTCTAAATCTTCAACTTCCAGCGATATATGGTGTATACCTTCGCCCCTTCTCTCTATAAATTTAGATACGGGGCTTTCTGAAGAGGTCCCCTCCAAAAGCTCTACTTCGCAGTTATCAAGAGGAAGAAATGCCGTTTTTACTTTCTGATCGACTACTTCTTCAATTCCCTGACATTGGATATTTAGGGTATTCTCCCAAAAATTTAAAGATTTTTTAATGCTCTTAACCGCCATCCCTATATGATCGATTCTTAATGTTTTCATTTTTTAAATCTCCTTTGCTCTTTTCTCTGCAACTGCTTCTTTTAGCCATTCTATTATCTTTGTAGTCGGAACTCCCGGCCCGAAAATAGATTTAACTCCGTATTCTTCGAGCTCCCGACAGTCTGTTTCGGGTATTACTCCGCCACCGAAAACAATGATATCCTCTGCATTTTGTTTTTTGAGAAGCTCTATGATTGTTTTAAAACAGTGGTCGTGTGCTCCTGATAGGATACTGACCCCAATTGCATCTGCATCTTCTTGGATTGCAGCCGCCACTATTTTTTCCGGTGTTTGACGAAGACCTGTGTAGATTACTTCCATTCCGGCATCTCTCAATGCCCTGGCAATAATTTTTGCGCCACGGTCGTGTCCGTCAAGTCCCGGTTTAGCTATTACCACACGTATTTTTTGCTCCATTTTTATCAACCTCT
This region includes:
- the mce gene encoding methylmalonyl-CoA epimerase yields the protein MKTLRIDHIGMAVKSIKKSLNFWENTLNIQCQGIEEVVDQKVKTAFLPLDNCEVELLEGTSSESPVSKFIERRGEGIHHISLEVEDLESALAELKGREVKLIDESPRYGAGGTKIAFIHPSATGGVLLELMERE
- a CDS encoding cobalamin B12-binding domain-containing protein, translated to MEQKIRVVIAKPGLDGHDRGAKIIARALRDAGMEVIYTGLRQTPEKIVAAAIQEDADAIGVSILSGAHDHCFKTIIELLKKQNAEDIIVFGGGVIPETDCRELEEYGVKSIFGPGVPTTKIIEWLKEAVAEKRAKEI